The proteins below come from a single Drosophila busckii strain San Diego stock center, stock number 13000-0081.31 chromosome X, ASM1175060v1, whole genome shotgun sequence genomic window:
- the LOC108605276 gene encoding protein sex-lethal isoform X5 — protein sequence MYGNNNPGSNNNNGGYPPYGYTKSSGGRVIGMSSSLPSGMSRYAFSPQDTEFTFPSSSSRRGYNEFPGANGGSANSLGGNICNMPPMGSNNSFNNLCGLSMGSGGSDDQMMMMNDPRNSNSNTNLIVNYLPQDMTDRELYALFRAIGPINTCRIMRDYKTGYSFGYAFVDFTSEMDSQRAIKVLNGITVRNKRLKVSYARPGGESIKDTNLYVTNLPRTITDDQLETIFCKYGSIVQKNILRDKLTGRPRGVAFVRYNKREEAQEAISALNNVIPEGGSQPLSVRLAEEHGKAKAAHFMNQMGMAGPPPQPQVPIPPPPPPPQHMAAGFNNMVHRGRSLKSQQRFQKTHPYFDAQKFI from the exons ATGTACGGCAACAATAACCCGGGTAGTAACAATAATAACGGTGGTTATCCCCCATACGGCTACACCAAGTCGag CGGTGGACGTGTGATTGGCATGTCTAGTTCACTGCCATCTGGAATG TCACGTTATGCGTTCTCACCACAGGACACAGAATTTACATTTCCAAGTTCCTCGTCCCGTCGCGGCTACAATGAGTTTCCAGGCGCCAACGGCGGCAGCGCCAATTCATTGGGCGGCAACATCTGCAATATGCCACCCatgggcagcaacaattcgTTCAACAATCTGTGCGGCCTCTCTAtgggcagcggcggcagcgatgatcaaatgatgatgatgaatgATCCACGCAATAGCAATAGTAATACTAATCTAATAGTTAACTATTTGCCGCAAGATATGACAGATCGTGAGCTGTATGCGCTGTTCCGAGCGATTGGACCCATCAACACGTGCAGAATCATGAGAGACTATAAG actGGCTACAGTTTTGGCTATGCTTTCGTGGACTTTACATCGGAAATGGATTCGCAGCGCGCCATCAAAGTGCTGAATGGCATCACAGTGCGTAACAAGCGGCTTAAG GTTTCGTATGCGCGTCCTGGCGGTGAATCGATCAAGGATACCAATTTGTATGTCACCAATCTGCCGCGCACCATTACCGATGATCAGTTGGAGACAATCTTTTGCAAATACGGCTCCATAGTGCAGAAGAATATTTTGCGCGACAAGCTGACGGGTCGACCACGTGGCGTTGCATTTGTGCG CTATAATAAACGCGAGGAGGCACAGGAAGCGATCTCGGCGCTAAACAATGTCATACCCGAGGGCGGATCACAGCCATTGTCGGTGCGCTTGGCTGAGGAGCATGGCAAGGCAAAGGCGGCGCATTTTATGAATCAAATGGGCATGGCGGGACCACCGCCGCAGCCACAGGTGCCGAttccaccgccgccgccaccaccgcaACACATGGCGGCCGGCTTCAATAATATGGTTCACAGAGGTAGATCATTAAAATCACAACAGCGCTTCCAAAAAACGCATCCATACTTTGATGCACAAAAGTTTATctaa
- the LOC108605276 gene encoding protein sex-lethal isoform X11 encodes MYRGGRVIGMSSSLPSGMSRYAFSPQDTEFTFPSSSSRRGYNEFPGANGGSANSLGGNICNMPPMGSNNSFNNLCGLSMGSGGSDDQMMMMNDPRNSNSNTNLIVNYLPQDMTDRELYALFRAIGPINTCRIMRDYKTGYSFGYAFVDFTSEMDSQRAIKVLNGITVRNKRLKVSYARPGGESIKDTNLYVTNLPRTITDDQLETIFCKYGSIVQKNILRDKLTGRPRGVAFVRYNKREEAQEAISALNNVIPEGGSQPLSVRLAEEHGKAKAAHFMNQMGMAGPPPQPQVPIPPPPPPPQHMAAGFNNMVHRGRSLKSQQRFQKTHPYFDAQKFI; translated from the exons ATGTACCG CGGTGGACGTGTGATTGGCATGTCTAGTTCACTGCCATCTGGAATG TCACGTTATGCGTTCTCACCACAGGACACAGAATTTACATTTCCAAGTTCCTCGTCCCGTCGCGGCTACAATGAGTTTCCAGGCGCCAACGGCGGCAGCGCCAATTCATTGGGCGGCAACATCTGCAATATGCCACCCatgggcagcaacaattcgTTCAACAATCTGTGCGGCCTCTCTAtgggcagcggcggcagcgatgatcaaatgatgatgatgaatgATCCACGCAATAGCAATAGTAATACTAATCTAATAGTTAACTATTTGCCGCAAGATATGACAGATCGTGAGCTGTATGCGCTGTTCCGAGCGATTGGACCCATCAACACGTGCAGAATCATGAGAGACTATAAG actGGCTACAGTTTTGGCTATGCTTTCGTGGACTTTACATCGGAAATGGATTCGCAGCGCGCCATCAAAGTGCTGAATGGCATCACAGTGCGTAACAAGCGGCTTAAG GTTTCGTATGCGCGTCCTGGCGGTGAATCGATCAAGGATACCAATTTGTATGTCACCAATCTGCCGCGCACCATTACCGATGATCAGTTGGAGACAATCTTTTGCAAATACGGCTCCATAGTGCAGAAGAATATTTTGCGCGACAAGCTGACGGGTCGACCACGTGGCGTTGCATTTGTGCG CTATAATAAACGCGAGGAGGCACAGGAAGCGATCTCGGCGCTAAACAATGTCATACCCGAGGGCGGATCACAGCCATTGTCGGTGCGCTTGGCTGAGGAGCATGGCAAGGCAAAGGCGGCGCATTTTATGAATCAAATGGGCATGGCGGGACCACCGCCGCAGCCACAGGTGCCGAttccaccgccgccgccaccaccgcaACACATGGCGGCCGGCTTCAATAATATGGTTCACAGAGGTAGATCATTAAAATCACAACAGCGCTTCCAAAAAACGCATCCATACTTTGATGCACAAAAGTTTATctaa